Proteins encoded by one window of Bubalus bubalis isolate 160015118507 breed Murrah chromosome 4, NDDB_SH_1, whole genome shotgun sequence:
- the AGAP2 gene encoding arf-GAP with GTPase, ANK repeat and PH domain-containing protein 2 (The sequence of the model RefSeq protein was modified relative to this genomic sequence to represent the inferred CDS: added 139 bases not found in genome assembly) — protein sequence MLKFISGIFTKSTGGPPGPGPPPGPPVLSSGSGSRELLGAELRASPKAVINSQEWTLSRSIPELRLGVLGDARSGKSSLIHRFLTGSYQVLEKTESEQHKKEMLVDGQTHLVLIREEAGAPDAKFSGWADAVIFVFSLEDENSFQAVSRLHGQLSSLRGEGRGGLALALVGTQDRISASSPRVVGDARARALCADMKRCSYYETCATYGLNVDRVFQEVAQKVVTLRKQQQLLAACKSLPSSPSHSAASTPVAGQAGNGGHTSDYSSSLPSSPNVGHRELRAEAAAVAGLSTPGSLHRAAKRRTSLFANRRGSDSEKRSLDSRGETTGSGRAIPIKQSFLLKRSGNSLNKEWKKKYVTLSSNGFLLYHPSINDYIHSTHGKEMDLLRTTVKVPGKRPPRAISAFGPSASINGLVKDMSTVQMGEGPEATTPTPSPSPSPSSLQPPPDQTSKHLLKPDRSLARALSTDCTPSGDLSPLSREPPPSPMVKKQRRKKLTTPSKTEGSAGQAEAKRKMWKLKSFGSLRNIYKAEENFEFLIVSSTGQTWHFEAASFEERDAWVQAIESQILASLQCCESSKVKLRTDSQSEAVAIQAIRNAKGNSICVDCGAPNPTWASLNLGALICIECSGIHRNLGTHLSRVRSLDLDDWPRELTLVLTAIGNDMANRVWESDTRGRVKPTRDSSREERESWIRAKYEQLLFLAPLGTSEEPLGRQLWAAVQAQDVAAVLLLLAHARHGPLDTSVEDPQLRSPLHLAAELSHVVITQLLLWYGADVSARDAQGRTALFYARQAGSQLCADILLQHGCPCEGGSTATTPSAATTPSITATPSPRRRSSAASVGRADAPVALV from the exons AAGCTGTGATCAATAGCCAGGAATGGACTTTGAGCCGCTCCATTCCTGAACTGCGCCTG GGTGTGCTAGGTGATGCCCGGAGTGGGAAGTCATCGCTTATCCACCGATTCCTGACTGGTTCATACCAGGTCCTGGAGAAGACAGAGA GTGAGCAGCATAAGAAAGAAATGTTGGTGGATGGACAGACTCATCTGGTGTTGATCCGAGAGGAAGCTGGGGCACCCGATGCCAAG TTCTCAGGCTGGGCAGATGCTGTGATTTTCGTCTTCAGCCTGGAGGATGAGAACAGTTTCCAGGCCGTAAGCCGTCTTCATGGGCAGCTGAGCTCCCTTCGGGGTGAGGGACGAGGAGGTCTTGCCCTGGCACTGGTGGGGACACAAG acAGGATCAGCGCTTCCTCCCCCCGAGTGGTGGGCGATGCTCGCGCCAGGGCTCTGTGTGCTGATATGAAGCGCTGCAGCTACTATGAGACTTGTGCAACCTATGGGCTCAATGTGGATCGGGTGTTCCAGGAGG tggCCCAGAAAGTGGTGACCCTGCgaaagcagcagcagcttctggcTGCCTGCAAgtccctccccagctccccaaGCCACTCAGCAGCTTCCACTCCTGTAGCTGGGCAG GCTGGTAACGGGGGCCACACTAGCGACTACTCTTCCTCTCTCCCATCCTCACCCAATGTCGGTCACCGGGAGCTCCGGGCTGAGGCAGCTGCAGTGGCCGGATTGAGCACACCAGGGTCCCTGCACCGGGCAGCCAAGCGTAGGACCAGCCTTTTTGCG AATCGTCGGGGCAGTGACTCTGAGAAACGGAGCTTGGACAGTCGGGGAGAGACAACAGGAAGTGGGCGAGCCATCCCCATCAAACAG AGCTTCCTACTAAAGCGAAGTGGCAACTCCTTGaacaaagaatggaagaaaaaatatgtgaCCTTGTCCAGTAATGGCTTCCTACTCTACCACCCCAGCATTAAT GATTACATCCACAGTACCCATGGCAAGGAGATGGACTTACTACGAACAACAGTCAAAGTCCCTGGCAAGAGGCCCCCACGGGCCATCTCTGCTTTTGGCCCCTCAGCCAGCATCAACGGGCTGGTCAAGGACATGAGCACTGTCCAGATGGGGGAAGGTCCTG AAGCCACCACTCCTACCCCAAGCCCGAGCCCCAGCCCTAGCTCCCTGCAGCCACCACCAGACCAGACATCCAAGCACCTGCTGAAGCCAGACCGGAGCCTGGCACGAGCCCTCAGCACCG ACTGTACCCCATCTGGAGACCTGAGCCCCCTGAGTCGGGAACCCCCTCCTTCTCCCATGGTGAAGAAGCAGAGGAGGAAAAAGTTGACGACACCATCTAAAACTGAAGGCTCAGCTGGGCAGGCTGAAG CCAAGCGCAAAATGTGGAAACTAAAATCCTTTGgtagtttaagaaatatttataaagcag AAGAAAACTTCGAGTTCCTGATCGTGTCCAGCACTGGTCAGACATGGCACTTTGAGGCAGCCAGTTTTGAGGAGCGGGACGCCTGGGTTCAGGCCATCGAAAGTCAGATCCTAGCCAGTCTCCAGTGCTGTGAGAGCAGCAAGGTCAAG CTGCGCACAGACAGCCAAAGCGAAGCCGTGGCCATCCAGGCGATCCGGAATGCCAAGGGGAACTCAATCTGCGTGGACTGCGGGGCCCCCA ACCCCACGTGGGCCAGCTTGAACCTGGGCGCACTCATCTGCATCGAGTGTTCTGGCATTCACCGGAACCTGGGCACACACCTGTCCCGCGTTCGCTCGCTCGACTTGGACGACTGGCCGCGGGAGCTGACCCTGGTGCTGACAGCCATTGGCAACGACATGGCCAACCGCGTGTGGGAGAGTGACACGCGGGGCCGCGTCAAACCCACGCGGGACTCTTCGCG GGAGGAGCGTGAGTCATGGATTCGCGCCAAATACGAACAGCTGCTGTTCCTGGCGCCACTGGGCACTTCTGAGGAACCGCTGGGCCGCCAGCTGTGGGCCGCGGTGCAGGCCCAGGACGTGGCCGCCGTTCTCCTGCTTCTGGCCCACGCGCGACACGGGCCGCTCGACACCAGCGTAGAGGACCCGCAGCTTCGTTCCCCACTTCACCTGGCGGCCGAGCTCTCCCACGTAGTCATCACGCAACTGCTGCTGTGG TACGGCGCCGACGTGTCCGCCCGCGACGCGCAGGGCCGCACTGCGCTCTTCTACGCTCGCCAGGCTGGGAGTCAACTGTGCGCCGACATCCTTCTCCAGCACGGTTGCCCGTGTGAGGGCGGCAGCACGGCCACCACTCCCAGTGCAGCCACCACCCCCAGCATTACCGCCACGCCCAGCCCCCGCCGCCGGAGCAGCGCCGCCAGCGTGGGCCGAGCCGACGCTCCAGTCGCGCTGGTATAG